One segment of Castanea sativa cultivar Marrone di Chiusa Pesio chromosome 3, ASM4071231v1 DNA contains the following:
- the LOC142626887 gene encoding large ribosomal subunit protein eL14y-like → MNFKRLSLTDIKIDIKRVPKKKELVDAMEKANVKKKWESSSWGRKLIVQKRRQNLTDFDRFKLMLAKIKRARLVKQELAKLKKENAA, encoded by the exons ATGAATTTCAAGAGGCTTTCTCTCACTGACATTAAAATTGACATTAAGAGGGTTCCTAAGAAGAAGGAATTGGTGGATGCTATGGAGAAAGCTA ATGTCAAAAAGAAGTGGGAGAGTAGTTCCTGGGGCAGAAAACTCATTGTCCAGAAGAGAAGGCAAAATCTGACCGACTTTGATAGGTTCAAGCTTATGTTGGCAAAAATTAAG AGGGCTCGACTGGTCAAGCAGGAGCTAGCAAAACTGAAAAAGGAGAATGCTGCATAA
- the LOC142627615 gene encoding transcription factor WER-like has translation MEAENQYKKGLWTEEEDQILLEHIRVHGRGKWNRIPKLTGLKRCGKSCRLRWLNYLSPNVKRGGFSEEEEDLIIRLHNLLGNRWSLIAGRVPGRTDNQVKNHWNTHLCKKLGLKKQNRKVVGTSKKPFTQLEQTNNTLSSDSDAKAMEVSQNENPLLVADGEASNGEAQWMSNRFAESLPLFQEDSPGLLDFLDDYHFDLAWQSF, from the exons atggaagcaGAGAATCAGTACAAGAAAGGGCTATGGACAGAAGAGGAGGACCAGATTCTACTAGAACACATAAGGGTGCATGGGAGAGGAAAGTGGAACCGCATACCTAAATTGACAG GTTTAAAGAGATGTGGGAAAAGCTGTAGGTTAAGGTGGCTTAATTACCTGAGCCCCAATGTGAAGCGTGGTGGTTTttctgaggaagaagaagatctCATTATTAGACTCCATAATCTCCTTGGAAACAG GTGGTCACTAATTGCGGGTCGAGTGCCAGGTAGGACTGACAACCAAGTTAAGAATCACTGGAACACTCATTTGTGCAAAAAGCTAGGCCTCAAAAAGCAAAAtagaaaagttgtgggtaccTCCAAAAAACCTTTTACTCAGCTGGAACAGACTAATAACACACTTTCCAGCGACAGTGATGCCAAAGCTATGGAAGTAAGTCAAAATGAAAACCCTTTATTGGTTGCTGATGGTGAGGCATCTAATGGAGAAGCACAATGGATGAGCAATCGTTTTGCAGAATCATTGCCTTTATTTCAGGAGGATAGTCCAGGCTTACTAGATTTTCTAGACGATTACCATTTTGACTTAGCATGGCAAAGCTTCTGA